A stretch of Gammaproteobacteria bacterium DNA encodes these proteins:
- a CDS encoding alpha-ketoglutarate-dependent dioxygenase AlkB has product MVHPGQSLPLFSEGEIPEGVEPYIAKQKEKLRSIGGRYISGYISTEEENEFLDRIKEAESQWLSVLKRRVQHYGYRYDYKARKISEDMRIGKLPEWVVPFVERLVEDFFHERPPEQMIINEYKPGQGIAPHVDCEPCFGPVVVSISIGSTCMMGLERRAVSSEKVRQVPASDREGIELFLEPRSAVVLAGDSRYLWTHGIAPRKNDIIGHRKYPRERRVSLTFRSVVLQQDA; this is encoded by the coding sequence ATGGTACATCCCGGTCAATCACTTCCACTCTTCTCTGAGGGCGAGATCCCTGAAGGGGTAGAACCTTACATTGCCAAGCAGAAGGAGAAACTGAGGAGTATAGGCGGGCGCTACATTTCCGGCTACATCTCGACCGAGGAGGAAAACGAATTTCTGGATAGAATTAAAGAGGCCGAAAGCCAGTGGCTTTCGGTTCTCAAGCGGCGGGTGCAACATTACGGTTATCGTTACGACTATAAGGCTCGGAAAATTTCCGAAGATATGCGTATCGGCAAGTTGCCGGAATGGGTTGTGCCGTTTGTAGAGCGTTTGGTCGAAGACTTCTTTCACGAGCGCCCGCCCGAACAGATGATCATCAACGAATATAAACCTGGCCAGGGCATCGCGCCGCACGTGGATTGCGAGCCTTGTTTTGGGCCGGTGGTGGTATCCATTTCTATAGGATCGACTTGCATGATGGGCCTGGAGAGGCGCGCAGTGTCTTCCGAAAAGGTACGCCAAGTACCGGCCTCTGACAGGGAAGGTATCGAACTGTTTCTTGAGCCCCGAAGTGCCGTAGTGCTTGCAGGCGATAGCCGATATCTTTGGACGCACGGCATTGCGCCCAGAAAGAACGACATCATAGGTCATCGTAAGTATCCGAGAGAGCGCCGCGTCTCTTTGACTTTTAGGAGCGTCGTACTGCAACAGGATGCATGA
- a CDS encoding NAD(P)/FAD-dependent oxidoreductase, translating into MHASLPESGATRHRIVIVGGGAGGLELASALGRGPGRRRQADIVLVDSHMSHLWKPLLHEVAAGTLLTHEDEVNYQVQAHHSGFIFRLGRMDRLDRGRRRIEIAPSIDAAGREYIPRRGIEYDTLILAVGGVTDDFGTDGVAEHCYFLDHYEQSHDFHRHLLSNCYLAQTEQGERPPGRLHIAVAGAGATGLELAAELHSSLRLLVDYGLDRIQPDRDIRITIIEAAERILPALPERCSRAVTAQMQNLGIQMLMGERVVRATPEGFATDSGRFVPAELKVWAAGIKAPEFVKELDGLETDRRNRLLVQRTLQTTRDPDIYALGDCAACPWPQHEEPVPPRAQAAHQQAQFLVKAMKRRLRGRPPPLYSYRDYGTLINMSRYSTIGNLMGNFARRWRASIFMEGVLARLFYLSLYKAHQVALLGMLPVVIRTLTDLLLRQLKPPVKLH; encoded by the coding sequence ATGCACGCTTCTCTCCCCGAATCCGGGGCAACGCGCCATCGAATCGTGATCGTCGGCGGCGGCGCCGGCGGCCTGGAACTCGCCTCTGCCCTCGGGCGCGGCCCCGGTCGCCGCCGGCAGGCGGATATCGTGCTCGTGGACTCCCACATGAGCCACCTGTGGAAACCCCTGCTGCACGAGGTGGCGGCGGGCACTCTGCTCACCCACGAAGACGAGGTCAACTATCAGGTACAGGCCCACCACAGCGGCTTCATCTTCCGCCTGGGCCGCATGGACCGCCTGGACCGCGGCCGGCGCCGGATCGAGATCGCCCCCAGCATTGATGCGGCGGGACGGGAATACATCCCCCGCCGCGGCATCGAGTACGACACCCTGATCCTCGCCGTCGGCGGCGTCACCGACGACTTCGGCACCGACGGGGTGGCCGAGCACTGCTACTTCCTCGACCACTACGAGCAGTCTCACGATTTCCATCGGCACCTGCTGAGCAACTGCTACCTGGCCCAGACGGAGCAAGGCGAGCGGCCGCCGGGCCGGCTGCACATCGCGGTGGCGGGCGCCGGCGCGACCGGGCTCGAACTGGCCGCGGAGCTGCACAGCTCCCTGCGGCTGCTGGTGGATTACGGTCTGGACCGCATCCAGCCGGACCGGGATATACGGATCACGATTATCGAGGCCGCCGAACGCATCCTGCCTGCATTGCCGGAACGGTGTTCGCGGGCGGTGACGGCGCAGATGCAAAACCTGGGCATCCAGATGCTGATGGGCGAACGAGTCGTGCGGGCCACGCCCGAGGGCTTCGCCACCGACAGCGGACGCTTCGTCCCGGCGGAACTCAAGGTGTGGGCGGCCGGGATCAAGGCGCCGGAGTTCGTAAAGGAACTGGACGGGCTGGAAACGGACCGGCGCAACCGTCTCCTGGTGCAGCGCACGCTGCAGACGACGCGCGACCCGGACATCTACGCGCTGGGAGACTGCGCCGCCTGCCCGTGGCCGCAACACGAGGAACCGGTGCCGCCGCGCGCCCAGGCCGCCCATCAGCAGGCGCAGTTCCTGGTCAAGGCCATGAAGCGCCGCCTGCGCGGCCGGCCGCCGCCGCTGTATTCCTACCGGGACTACGGCACCCTGATCAACATGAGCCGGTACTCCACCATCGGCAACCTGATGGGCAACTTCGCCCGCCGCTGGCGCGCCAGCATCTTCATGGAGGGCGTCCTGGCGCGCCTTTTCTACCTGAGCCTGTACAAGGCGCACCAGGTCGCGCTGCTGGGGATGCTGCCGGTGGTCATACGCACCCTGACCGACTTGCTGTTGCGGCAACTGAAGCCGCCGGTAAAGCTGCACTGA